A genomic stretch from Nitrobacter winogradskyi Nb-255 includes:
- a CDS encoding MmcB family DNA repair protein codes for METNAAHIALMVPPDRRQSATALAIARGTGRLLRSLGFACLSELSLPSGRRADLVAVNARGEIWIVEIKSSADDLRADRKWQDYRAHCDRLFFAFTRDLRCDIFPGDTGLIVADAYGAYLHCEAPEHRLPSPTRKAMMLRFGMAAAQRLNRLADPQGHAESEF; via the coding sequence ATGGAAACGAACGCCGCCCACATCGCTCTTATGGTCCCGCCGGATCGCCGCCAGTCAGCGACCGCGCTGGCTATCGCACGCGGGACCGGAAGACTTTTACGATCGCTTGGGTTTGCCTGTCTCAGCGAATTGTCGCTGCCGTCGGGACGCCGTGCCGATCTGGTAGCCGTCAACGCGCGCGGGGAGATCTGGATCGTCGAGATCAAATCCTCGGCCGACGATTTGCGTGCGGACAGGAAGTGGCAGGACTATCGGGCGCATTGCGATCGCCTGTTCTTCGCCTTCACGCGCGATCTGCGGTGCGATATATTCCCCGGCGATACCGGGCTGATCGTTGCCGACGCTTATGGCGCGTACTTGCACTGCGAAGCGCCGGAGCACCGGCTGCCGTCCCCGACGCGCAAGGCGATGATGCTGCGCTTCGGGATGGCGGCGGCGCAACGTCTCAATCGCCTCGCCGATCCGCAGGGTCATGCCGAAAGCGAATTTTAG
- a CDS encoding Smr/MutS family protein, giving the protein MKRFSPDASARPRRRRVLTDEERRLWESVAGQAKPLRKPSPPDSFQPRLEVKSASIAEFATRSESDPTGKAVRFNNPPRAALTRRERSQLSRGRKDIDARIDLHGMTQTRAYRALLRFLQDASGDGLIFVLVITGKGRAKGADSERGVLRRQVPQWLALPEFRSLVVGFDEAHLGHGGEGALYVRLRRRVRA; this is encoded by the coding sequence ATGAAACGCTTCTCGCCCGACGCATCCGCGCGACCGCGCCGCCGGCGCGTCCTTACCGACGAGGAACGCCGGTTGTGGGAAAGCGTCGCGGGGCAAGCCAAGCCGCTGCGCAAACCATCTCCGCCCGATTCCTTTCAACCTAGGCTCGAGGTGAAATCCGCGAGCATCGCAGAGTTCGCGACCCGGTCTGAATCTGACCCGACCGGAAAAGCGGTCAGGTTCAATAACCCGCCGCGGGCGGCGCTCACCCGCCGCGAGCGATCGCAACTGTCCCGAGGGCGGAAAGACATCGATGCACGGATCGACCTGCATGGGATGACGCAGACACGGGCATATCGAGCCTTGCTGCGGTTTTTGCAGGATGCATCGGGCGATGGCCTCATCTTCGTGCTTGTCATTACCGGCAAGGGCCGCGCGAAGGGAGCGGATTCCGAGCGAGGCGTCCTGCGGCGGCAGGTCCCGCAATGGCTGGCTCTCCCCGAGTTTCGCTCGCTGGTCGTCGGTTTCGACGAGGCGCATCTCGGCCATGGCGGCGAGGGCGCACTTTACGTGCGCTTGCGGCGCAGAGTCAGGGCATGA
- a CDS encoding MBL fold metallo-hydrolase, with translation MTREDQTRAKVGAAIIPVTPFRQNCTLLWCEATRDGVVIDPGGDIPLIRAAIKQAGVTVGRIWLTHGHIDHVGGAAELRDALKVPIMGPHVADKFLLDHVVESGRHYGMTGMRDFVPDRWLEDGDQVEVGQLAFDVLHCPGHSPGSVVFFNADLHFAHVGDVLFNGSVGRTDLPGGSRAVLIKSITDKLLPLGDDVAFICGHGPGSTIGHERVSNPFLTGNVCD, from the coding sequence ATGACGAGGGAAGACCAGACCAGGGCCAAAGTCGGCGCCGCAATCATTCCGGTAACGCCGTTCCGGCAGAACTGCACGCTGCTGTGGTGCGAGGCGACCAGGGACGGGGTGGTCATCGATCCCGGAGGCGATATTCCGCTGATCAGGGCAGCCATTAAGCAGGCGGGCGTGACGGTCGGACGGATCTGGCTTACGCATGGCCATATTGATCATGTGGGGGGCGCCGCGGAGTTGCGCGACGCGTTGAAGGTTCCCATCATGGGGCCGCATGTCGCCGACAAGTTCCTGCTCGACCATGTCGTCGAAAGCGGACGGCACTACGGCATGACCGGCATGCGCGATTTTGTCCCCGACCGCTGGCTCGAGGACGGCGATCAGGTCGAGGTGGGTCAACTCGCGTTCGACGTTCTTCATTGCCCCGGCCATTCGCCCGGAAGCGTGGTTTTCTTTAACGCCGATCTCCATTTTGCGCATGTCGGCGACGTGTTGTTCAACGGTTCCGTCGGCCGCACCGACTTGCCCGGCGGCAGCCGCGCCGTCCTGATCAAATCGATAACGGACAAACTGTTGCCGCTTGGAGATGACGTCGCTTTCATCTGCGGACATGGACCGGGATCGACCATCGGCCACGAGCGCGTGAGCAATCCGTTCCTGACCGGAAATGTATGTGACTGA
- the mltA gene encoding murein transglycosylase A — protein MAPEAPAELYRVRRFAVGLCIAAATAPVTVQAQGSGHRSVGPLEITGAQYSPVAFADIAGWNTDNHLEAFKAFRASCRGVTARRVSAVSHKALGASLREPCRVAKPMNISDNAKARAFFEDHFRAVRISRLGETDGFVTGYYEPIIDGSRTRTDVYTVPVYRRPSNLFVRGFSQSAPSLPNSGPVFRKIGRRKLVPYYDRAEIEDGAIEGRGLEICWLKSQTDLLFTQIQGSARVRLEDGSTIRINYDSYNGYPYTAVGRILIERDIIPKDQMSMQRIRQWMADNPDGANELRRQNRSYVFFHEVKLSDNDEAIGAQGLPLTPGRSIAVDKSLHVYGTPFFIEGELPIESAQAKTPFHRLMIAQDTGSAIVGPARADLYFGAGSEAGRVSGRLRHNMNFVMLVPNSLDPVARARTMPLPETRPSATIARLFPPSDQKPGSTPPASGLSSTPAREQTGAAAVPTAKAASSEAAPLPSARPGVRSSRKPRYRKHQRRLWHRRAR, from the coding sequence TTGGCACCGGAAGCGCCAGCTGAGCTTTATCGGGTCAGAAGGTTCGCGGTCGGATTATGCATCGCCGCCGCGACTGCGCCTGTCACCGTTCAGGCTCAGGGCAGCGGCCATCGTTCCGTTGGGCCGCTCGAGATCACCGGCGCCCAATATTCGCCGGTTGCCTTTGCCGATATCGCCGGCTGGAATACCGACAATCATCTCGAGGCATTCAAGGCTTTTCGCGCCAGTTGCCGCGGCGTAACCGCGCGGCGCGTCTCGGCCGTCAGCCACAAGGCGCTCGGCGCATCCTTGCGGGAGCCGTGCCGCGTGGCGAAGCCGATGAATATCTCGGACAATGCCAAAGCGAGAGCTTTCTTTGAGGACCATTTCCGGGCCGTGCGCATTTCACGTCTCGGCGAAACGGACGGCTTCGTCACCGGCTATTACGAGCCGATCATCGACGGATCGCGTACCAGGACCGATGTCTACACCGTGCCGGTCTACCGCCGTCCTTCGAACCTTTTCGTCCGGGGATTCTCGCAAAGCGCGCCGAGCCTGCCTAACAGCGGGCCGGTGTTTCGCAAGATTGGCCGCAGAAAGCTGGTTCCCTACTACGATCGCGCGGAAATCGAGGACGGCGCGATCGAAGGCCGCGGCCTGGAAATCTGCTGGCTGAAGAGCCAGACCGATTTGCTCTTCACGCAAATCCAGGGCTCGGCGCGGGTTCGTCTCGAGGACGGCTCGACCATACGCATCAACTATGATTCCTATAACGGATATCCATATACCGCGGTGGGTCGTATCCTGATCGAACGCGACATCATCCCGAAGGATCAGATGTCGATGCAGCGCATCAGGCAATGGATGGCCGACAACCCCGATGGCGCGAATGAATTGCGCCGGCAGAACCGTTCCTATGTGTTTTTTCATGAGGTGAAACTCTCCGACAATGACGAGGCCATCGGAGCACAGGGCCTGCCGTTGACGCCGGGCAGGTCGATTGCGGTCGACAAATCACTGCATGTTTACGGTACGCCTTTCTTTATCGAAGGCGAGCTGCCGATCGAATCCGCCCAGGCGAAAACGCCGTTCCATCGATTGATGATCGCGCAGGATACAGGGTCCGCCATTGTTGGTCCGGCCCGCGCGGACCTTTACTTCGGCGCAGGCTCGGAGGCAGGGCGGGTGTCAGGCCGTCTGCGCCACAACATGAACTTCGTCATGCTTGTCCCGAACAGCCTTGATCCGGTAGCCCGCGCCAGAACCATGCCGCTTCCGGAAACACGACCTTCGGCAACAATCGCAAGGCTGTTTCCGCCGAGCGATCAGAAGCCTGGCAGCACCCCGCCAGCGTCCGGGCTTTCTTCGACCCCCGCGAGAGAGCAGACCGGGGCCGCCGCTGTGCCGACAGCGAAAGCCGCGTCATCGGAAGCCGCTCCCCTGCCATCGGCGCGGCCCGGGGTCAGATCAAGTCGGAAACCGCGATATCGCAAGCATCAGCGCCGCCTCTGGCATCGCCGGGCGCGATGA
- a CDS encoding ActR/PrrA/RegA family redox response regulator transcription factor has protein sequence MNATPDVSPQADRSLLIVEDDKPFLERLSRAMETRGFNVTPCDSVSDGLAHIGKSAPAFAVVDLRLGDGNGLDVVSALKRERPDARAIVLTGYGNIATAVTAVKLGAIDYLSKPADADDVVAALLASGTAKSEVPPNPMSADRVRWEHIQRIYEMCNRNVSETARRLNMHRRTLQRILAKRAPR, from the coding sequence GTGAACGCCACCCCCGACGTCTCCCCGCAAGCCGACCGCTCGCTGCTGATCGTCGAGGATGACAAACCGTTTCTGGAGCGTCTGTCGCGCGCCATGGAAACGCGCGGCTTCAATGTGACCCCATGCGACAGTGTCTCTGATGGCCTTGCGCATATCGGAAAGTCTGCGCCGGCTTTTGCCGTGGTCGATCTCCGGCTGGGCGACGGCAACGGCCTCGACGTCGTATCCGCGCTTAAACGCGAGCGCCCCGATGCGAGGGCGATCGTGCTGACCGGTTACGGCAACATCGCGACCGCTGTGACGGCGGTGAAGCTGGGCGCGATCGATTACCTGTCCAAGCCTGCCGATGCCGACGACGTGGTCGCGGCGCTGCTCGCCAGCGGCACGGCGAAGTCCGAGGTCCCGCCGAATCCGATGTCGGCCGATCGCGTGCGCTGGGAACACATTCAGCGCATCTATGAGATGTGCAATCGCAATGTGTCGGAAACAGCCCGGCGGCTCAACATGCACCGCCGCACGCTGCAACGCATTCTGGCGAAACGCGCGCCTCGCTGA
- a CDS encoding Tim44/TimA family putative adaptor protein, whose amino-acid sequence MDIYTIIFLALAVFIFLRLRSVLGQRTGSERPPYDRATREVLGGTQDNNVVPVPGTVINQSSAAPSADVGGAADRWKSVAEPGTPLALGLDAIAAQDSSFDPAHFLSGARSAYEMIVLAFANGDRRTLKDLLSSDVYESFDAAIKDRERLEQKTETRFVSIDKVELIGAEVRDGAEQLTVRFISQMISVTRDKTGAIVDGNPEKISDITDVWTFARDISSRDPNWKLVGTGSAS is encoded by the coding sequence GTGGATATTTACACCATCATTTTCCTCGCGCTGGCGGTCTTTATTTTCCTGCGTCTGCGCAGCGTTCTCGGGCAGCGGACCGGAAGTGAGCGTCCGCCTTATGACCGTGCCACGCGCGAAGTCCTGGGCGGCACCCAGGACAATAACGTGGTCCCGGTTCCGGGAACCGTGATCAATCAGTCATCGGCGGCGCCCTCCGCCGATGTCGGGGGCGCAGCCGACCGATGGAAGAGTGTGGCTGAACCCGGCACGCCCCTCGCTTTGGGGCTCGACGCCATCGCGGCGCAGGATTCCTCCTTCGATCCCGCGCATTTCCTGAGCGGCGCGCGGAGCGCCTATGAGATGATCGTGCTGGCATTCGCCAACGGGGATCGCCGGACCTTGAAGGACCTGTTGTCGTCCGATGTCTACGAAAGCTTCGATGCGGCCATCAAGGATAGAGAGAGGCTCGAGCAGAAAACGGAAACGCGATTTGTCTCGATCGATAAGGTGGAGCTGATTGGCGCGGAGGTGCGCGACGGTGCCGAGCAGCTGACGGTCCGCTTCATTTCGCAGATGATTTCGGTCACCCGCGACAAGACCGGAGCCATCGTCGACGGAAACCCGGAGAAGATTTCCGATATTACCGATGTTTGGACGTTTGCCCGCGATATTTCCTCGCGCGACCCGAACTGGAAACTGGTTGGCACCGGAAGCGCCAGCTGA
- a CDS encoding ActS/PrrB/RegB family redox-sensitive histidine kinase: MPDVAASDFRHPRRYVRLDTILRLRWLAALGQLAAIFVVAQGLQFDLPIIPCVVIVGLSSLLNLVLQVSFNPMQRLEPRHAAALLALNIAELAVLLFFTGGLQNPFSYLFLAPVLISATALPTRMTMALGGFAVACATVLGFTHLPLPWDASNPLILPPIYLIGVWLSIVLAIGVTSLYTFQVTEQARKLSDALAATELVLTREQHLTQIDGLAAAAAHELGTPLSTIFLISRELEKALQENGAQEPQRLAGDLRIVREQAQRCRDILAKIAQLSSSGAPFDRMPLSTLIEETVAPHRDFGIDIKTRIEAAGDHEPVGIRNPAILYGVGNILENAVDFARSAVEVNAWWSKDSVEIVIADDGPGIVPDILKRIGEPYLSRRRNVGDAQSGRTGLGLGIFIARTLLERTGARVSFKNRTFPDHGAVVRIVWPRIRFETAKTIAETTG, translated from the coding sequence ATGCCCGACGTCGCCGCCTCTGATTTCCGTCATCCCCGCCGCTACGTCCGTCTGGATACGATCTTGCGGCTGCGCTGGCTTGCGGCGCTGGGGCAGCTCGCGGCGATCTTCGTCGTCGCCCAGGGTCTCCAGTTCGACCTGCCGATCATTCCCTGTGTCGTGATCGTCGGGTTGTCGTCGCTGCTCAATCTGGTTTTGCAGGTCAGCTTCAATCCGATGCAGCGGTTGGAGCCGCGTCATGCCGCGGCGTTGCTTGCGCTGAACATTGCTGAACTGGCCGTCCTGCTGTTCTTCACCGGCGGCTTGCAGAATCCGTTCTCGTATCTGTTTCTGGCGCCGGTGTTGATCTCGGCCACCGCCTTGCCGACGCGAATGACGATGGCGCTCGGCGGCTTCGCGGTCGCCTGCGCGACGGTTCTGGGCTTCACCCATTTGCCGCTGCCGTGGGATGCATCCAATCCGCTCATCCTGCCGCCGATCTATCTCATAGGGGTCTGGTTATCGATCGTTCTCGCGATCGGTGTCACCAGCCTTTACACCTTCCAGGTGACGGAGCAGGCGCGCAAACTGTCCGACGCTCTCGCGGCGACCGAACTGGTTCTGACCCGCGAACAGCATCTGACCCAGATCGACGGCCTTGCCGCCGCGGCCGCCCACGAACTCGGAACGCCGCTTTCAACCATTTTCCTGATTTCGCGGGAACTGGAAAAAGCTCTGCAGGAAAATGGCGCGCAGGAGCCACAGCGGCTGGCCGGTGATCTCAGGATCGTGCGAGAGCAAGCGCAGCGCTGCCGCGATATCCTCGCCAAGATCGCGCAACTGTCGTCATCGGGAGCCCCGTTCGACCGTATGCCGCTGTCCACCCTGATCGAGGAAACCGTTGCGCCGCATCGCGACTTCGGCATCGACATCAAAACCCGGATCGAGGCGGCGGGCGACCATGAACCGGTCGGCATACGCAACCCGGCGATCCTCTACGGGGTCGGTAACATTCTTGAGAACGCCGTCGACTTCGCCCGTAGCGCGGTCGAAGTGAATGCCTGGTGGAGCAAGGACAGCGTCGAGATCGTCATTGCCGATGACGGACCGGGCATCGTCCCCGACATTCTCAAGAGGATCGGCGAGCCTTACCTGTCGCGTCGTCGCAATGTCGGCGATGCACAGAGCGGACGCACAGGGCTGGGTCTCGGAATCTTTATCGCCCGAACCTTGCTGGAGCGAACCGGGGCAAGGGTGTCCTTCAAGAACCGGACGTTCCCCGATCACGGCGCGGTGGTCAGGATCGTGTGGCCGCGCATCCGCTTTGAAACAGCGAAAACGATTGCGGAGACAACAGGATAG